The Kocuria sp. TGY1127_2 genome includes a window with the following:
- a CDS encoding GerMN domain-containing protein — protein sequence MISRTWRPVAGAVVVLCVLPSVLSGCGLLDAANKASESEESPTPTSSPSQSDRKVPLYWLGNTGKSSYLYREYRDYQADDAASAGDVVATAVSMLTRVHPSDPDYHNPWKPAKSVGSSMSTDGTLTLNVSSDIFDHSLSDDEANLAVQQLIYTATAAAAAGGIANAGPTMKVIILVDGHRGYRFGQQTLGQPMVRDDAVAAPLWIIDPEQDVVSTSNLSVKMVATNVASRVYWDIRKNGSEVASGNEELSGSESGLQEIQFSKTLSPGDYTIRIYIRTRDLRDPGLAVSDQDVSLYDDHQFKIRD from the coding sequence ATGATCTCACGCACGTGGCGCCCGGTCGCGGGAGCGGTCGTGGTCTTGTGCGTTCTTCCCAGTGTGCTCAGTGGCTGTGGTCTGCTGGACGCCGCCAATAAGGCAAGCGAATCCGAAGAATCTCCCACGCCGACCTCCTCGCCGTCACAATCTGACCGGAAGGTTCCGCTGTACTGGCTCGGCAATACCGGTAAATCTTCTTACCTGTACCGCGAGTACAGGGATTACCAAGCGGACGACGCCGCATCGGCGGGCGACGTGGTGGCGACCGCGGTGTCCATGCTGACGAGAGTCCATCCCAGCGACCCGGACTATCACAATCCGTGGAAGCCCGCGAAGTCCGTAGGATCGTCGATGTCTACGGACGGCACGTTGACGCTCAACGTTTCCTCCGACATCTTTGACCATTCGCTGTCCGACGACGAAGCAAATCTCGCGGTCCAACAACTGATTTACACGGCGACTGCCGCCGCGGCTGCGGGCGGCATAGCCAATGCGGGACCGACCATGAAGGTCATCATCCTGGTCGATGGCCACCGAGGGTACCGCTTCGGGCAGCAGACGCTGGGACAGCCGATGGTCCGTGACGACGCCGTCGCAGCGCCTCTTTGGATCATCGACCCCGAACAGGACGTGGTGTCAACATCGAACCTCAGCGTCAAAATGGTAGCCACCAATGTGGCTTCAAGGGTGTACTGGGACATCCGCAAGAACGGTTCTGAAGTAGCGTCCGGCAACGAAGAACTCTCCGGCAGCGAGTCCGGTCTCCAGGAGATTCAATTCAGCAAAACACTGTCCCCTGGCGACTACACAATCCGTATCTATATCCGCACAAGGGATCTTCGAGACCCGGGGCTGGCGG
- a CDS encoding GTPase Era yields the protein MNMDLATVPEDFVAGFAVLVGRPNAGKSTLTNALVGQKVAITSNRPQTTRHTIRGIVHRDHSQLILIDTPGLHRPRTLLGERLNDLVAETLAEVDVIGFCVPADEKIGPGDRYIASQLAAAGKKPIVAIVTKADKVPADRLAEQLVAVTDLGNEIMTSERRAREERARRRQAQGKGSQGRKSDPPALFAKGSNNSENVPTGPVDDGQGGWADIIPVSAVKDFQVESVASVLSSYLPDSPPLYPDGDLTDEPEAVMVAELVREAALEGVRDELPHSVAVTVEEMNDREDRPEDDPMIDVHVNLYVERDSQKAIIIGKRGSRLRDIGTKARQGIEPLLGAKVYLSIHVKVAKDWQRDPRALGRLGF from the coding sequence ATGAACATGGATTTAGCAACCGTACCCGAGGATTTCGTCGCCGGATTCGCGGTCCTGGTCGGGCGCCCGAACGCCGGAAAATCGACGTTGACGAATGCGTTGGTCGGCCAGAAGGTGGCCATCACCTCCAACCGACCCCAGACGACGCGACACACCATCCGCGGCATTGTCCATCGCGATCATTCCCAACTGATTCTGATCGATACCCCAGGACTGCATCGGCCCCGAACACTCCTCGGTGAGCGACTCAACGATCTCGTCGCGGAGACGCTCGCGGAGGTTGACGTCATTGGCTTCTGCGTACCTGCCGACGAAAAGATCGGTCCAGGAGATCGCTACATCGCATCACAGTTGGCCGCGGCGGGGAAAAAGCCTATCGTCGCTATTGTTACCAAGGCCGACAAAGTCCCTGCGGACCGACTCGCGGAGCAACTCGTAGCCGTCACAGATCTGGGCAATGAAATCATGACCTCCGAGCGACGCGCCCGTGAAGAGCGTGCACGCCGTCGGCAGGCCCAGGGCAAAGGCTCCCAGGGCAGAAAATCTGACCCGCCGGCCCTCTTCGCCAAGGGCTCGAACAACTCAGAAAACGTCCCGACGGGGCCGGTCGACGACGGTCAGGGCGGCTGGGCTGACATCATTCCGGTTTCGGCCGTCAAAGATTTCCAGGTCGAGTCCGTTGCAAGCGTACTGAGCTCGTATTTGCCCGATTCCCCGCCACTTTATCCTGACGGCGATCTGACCGATGAGCCCGAGGCCGTTATGGTTGCAGAACTCGTTCGTGAGGCTGCCCTAGAAGGTGTCCGCGACGAGTTGCCGCACTCGGTGGCCGTGACCGTTGAGGAGATGAATGACCGCGAGGACCGGCCCGAGGACGATCCGATGATCGACGTCCACGTGAACCTGTATGTTGAACGGGACTCGCAGAAAGCCATCATTATCGGAAAGCGCGGATCCAGGTTGCGGGATATCGGAACCAAGGCTCGGCAGGGGATAGAACCGTTGCTCGGAGCCAAAGTCTATTTGAGCATTCACGTGAAGGTTGCCAAGGACTGGCAACGTGATCCCCGGGCCCTGGGTCGCTTGGGATTCTAG
- a CDS encoding LCP family protein yields MPQSPETSNEAPSPRLNARGRHYKNRARKSKRGLWLSLCCVGLLLVVMGAGGFAAMRLRSNVETDALNLGSGLDGGKELADGPLDILVIGSDTRTGNNANYGDTSDEGSGARSDVMMLMQISEDHKKVNVVSFPRDLMVDIPQCQGADGKKYPAEQDTQINESLTNGGPGCTVATINQMTGINVDHFMLVDFNAVKQLSTVVGGVNVCVNKPIKDEYSGLDIPSGNSEVEGEQALAFLRSRHGFGDGSDTSRIQAQQGFLASLMRKVKEQGTLSNPGKMYGIAEAVTQNVTVDKGFTDPATFVDIGKILSGVDLSDIVFATAPTEPYVNDENKLQLSGEAEKVFETLRKDGSLAGGQDESSDSPSSSAPEPEIDRSVPVYMSNASGTENRGKDLSGKVEELGYTGVTYQDLAEASETTTIQYAAGYQQQAQEIANKFGLGSDQVVESAAVAGIDVNVGKDFASGDTVKKEGSSSIVGGANGQTADQQTCQKAFAY; encoded by the coding sequence GTGCCGCAGTCGCCCGAGACTTCGAATGAAGCGCCTTCGCCGCGCCTCAATGCCCGGGGCCGTCACTACAAGAACCGCGCGAGGAAATCCAAGCGTGGGCTCTGGCTCTCGCTGTGCTGTGTCGGTCTTTTGCTCGTCGTCATGGGTGCCGGTGGATTCGCCGCGATGCGTCTGCGGTCCAACGTCGAGACGGATGCGCTCAATCTCGGGTCGGGCCTCGACGGTGGAAAAGAACTAGCGGACGGCCCCCTCGATATCCTCGTCATCGGCTCCGACACCCGAACGGGCAATAACGCCAATTACGGCGATACTTCGGATGAGGGCTCCGGCGCTCGTTCGGACGTCATGATGCTGATGCAAATCAGCGAGGACCACAAGAAGGTCAACGTGGTGTCTTTCCCCCGTGACCTGATGGTCGACATCCCGCAGTGCCAAGGGGCGGACGGAAAGAAATACCCCGCCGAACAAGACACCCAGATCAATGAGTCACTCACCAACGGCGGGCCGGGTTGCACCGTAGCGACCATCAACCAGATGACCGGCATCAACGTAGACCACTTCATGCTCGTCGACTTCAACGCTGTGAAACAGTTGAGCACCGTCGTGGGGGGTGTGAACGTCTGCGTCAACAAACCGATCAAGGACGAATACTCGGGACTGGACATTCCATCGGGCAATTCCGAGGTCGAGGGCGAACAAGCCCTGGCCTTCCTCCGCTCACGTCACGGTTTCGGCGACGGATCCGACACTAGCCGAATCCAGGCCCAGCAGGGCTTCCTGGCTTCGTTGATGCGGAAGGTCAAGGAACAAGGAACCTTGTCTAATCCCGGCAAAATGTACGGTATCGCGGAGGCTGTCACCCAGAACGTCACCGTCGACAAGGGTTTCACCGACCCCGCCACGTTCGTGGACATCGGCAAAATCCTCTCCGGCGTTGACCTGTCCGACATTGTTTTTGCCACGGCTCCCACAGAGCCATATGTCAATGACGAGAACAAGTTGCAGCTCTCCGGCGAAGCGGAGAAGGTCTTCGAGACTCTGCGCAAGGACGGATCACTGGCCGGTGGGCAGGACGAGTCTTCCGATTCCCCGTCGAGTTCGGCACCCGAGCCGGAAATCGACCGGTCAGTACCCGTGTATATGTCCAATGCATCGGGGACCGAGAATCGTGGCAAGGACCTGAGCGGCAAGGTCGAAGAACTCGGGTACACCGGCGTGACGTACCAGGATCTGGCCGAGGCCTCGGAGACCACCACAATCCAGTACGCCGCCGGATATCAGCAGCAGGCTCAGGAGATCGCGAACAAGTTCGGCCTGGGGTCGGACCAAGTGGTCGAAAGCGCGGCGGTTGCCGGAATCGACGTCAATGTGGGCAAGGACTTCGCAAGCGGAGACACGGTCAAGAAGGAAGGCTCTTCCTCAATTGTCGGCGGCGCGAATGGACAGACCGCCGATCAGCAGACCTGCCAGAAAGCATTCGCTTACTGA
- the ybeY gene encoding rRNA maturation RNase YbeY, which yields MDSPEAGTGPEEQAFAAVNVAQLRRLVAFAFESLHVSFQTELSITVIGEAEMERLHIEWMDLGGPTDVMSFPMDEMRPGTPDELAEGTLGDIALCPTVAARQAEAAGHSTADELCLLLLHGILHCLGYDHATTEQEREMFSLQRNILEEFLGHPAPVETRH from the coding sequence ATCGACAGCCCCGAAGCCGGGACGGGCCCAGAAGAACAGGCTTTTGCTGCGGTCAATGTGGCCCAGTTGCGCAGGCTTGTAGCTTTCGCGTTCGAGTCGCTCCACGTTTCTTTTCAGACGGAGCTATCGATCACTGTTATCGGCGAAGCCGAGATGGAGCGGCTTCACATCGAGTGGATGGACCTCGGAGGTCCCACGGATGTGATGTCCTTCCCCATGGACGAGATGCGTCCGGGAACGCCGGATGAACTCGCGGAGGGAACTCTTGGCGATATCGCCCTGTGTCCCACGGTCGCGGCCCGGCAGGCCGAGGCCGCTGGACACTCAACGGCTGATGAACTGTGTCTGCTTCTGCTCCATGGAATCCTGCATTGCCTCGGGTACGATCACGCCACGACCGAGCAGGAACGAGAAATGTTTTCCCTGCAACGGAATATCCTGGAAGAATTTCTGGGCCACCCCGCGCCCGTGGAAACGAGGCATTAG
- a CDS encoding PhoH family protein, with amino-acid sequence MVEVLGPQDSSLLIIEQAFSDVSLGVKGLDVVVTGPSAQVDLVIRLFEELEVLASQDSVISAEVVKRLVDLLIKNMASASPTMTQNILSSRGRKIRPKTVNQSSYVEAIDNNTVIFGIGPAGTGKTYLAMAKAVQALQAKEVNRIILTRPAVEAGESLGFLPGSLNEKIDPYLRPLYDALHDMMDPESIPRLMEAGTIEVAPLAYMRGRTLNDAFVILDEAQNTTVEQMKMFLTRLGFGSKMVVTGDVTQVDLPTGSASGLRQVRKILNDIEEIHFSQLEAVDVVRHQLVSDIVTAYGKWEDEQQVSSQSRAGRRRSEGDIE; translated from the coding sequence ATGGTCGAAGTCCTTGGGCCGCAGGATTCGTCATTGCTCATCATCGAGCAGGCGTTCTCGGATGTTTCCCTAGGTGTCAAAGGGCTCGACGTCGTCGTGACCGGGCCCTCGGCCCAGGTTGATTTGGTCATCAGGCTCTTCGAGGAACTCGAGGTCCTGGCCTCTCAAGACAGCGTCATCAGCGCCGAAGTCGTCAAGCGCTTGGTGGACCTGCTGATCAAGAATATGGCTTCCGCATCTCCGACGATGACGCAGAACATACTTTCGTCTCGCGGCCGGAAAATCAGGCCCAAAACGGTCAACCAGTCCTCATATGTGGAAGCGATCGACAACAACACCGTGATTTTCGGCATCGGGCCGGCCGGTACAGGCAAAACGTACCTCGCCATGGCCAAAGCGGTACAAGCGCTTCAGGCCAAAGAGGTCAACCGCATCATTCTGACCCGCCCCGCCGTAGAAGCGGGGGAGAGCTTGGGGTTTCTTCCGGGCAGCCTCAACGAAAAAATCGATCCGTACCTGCGGCCTTTGTACGACGCGCTTCACGACATGATGGACCCCGAATCGATCCCGCGGCTGATGGAGGCCGGAACCATTGAGGTAGCCCCTCTGGCCTACATGCGCGGTCGTACCCTGAACGATGCGTTCGTGATCCTGGACGAGGCTCAGAACACCACGGTCGAGCAAATGAAGATGTTCCTGACTCGTTTGGGGTTCGGCTCCAAGATGGTGGTTACAGGGGATGTGACGCAGGTTGATCTTCCTACCGGATCTGCGTCCGGCCTGCGGCAGGTCCGGAAGATTCTGAACGACATCGAGGAAATACATTTTTCCCAGCTCGAAGCCGTCGACGTCGTGCGACATCAGCTGGTGAGCGACATCGTCACGGCCTACGGGAAATGGGAGGACGAGCAGCAGGTCTCCTCCCAATCACGTGCGGGGCGGCGCCGGTCCGAGGGTGATATCGAGTGA
- a CDS encoding hemolysin family protein yields MITALLAIATLILLGVAFLLTAAESAFTYLPRHEAEKASQADERQSLKKVLEDPRPYMHALRFARILCESLVSVVLTILFLRFIPWVWLSALIAVVIATLLGFVVIGVSPRHVGRSHPLAVVSRTSGFLRAITAVLGPVPRWLMRGGSAFAQPTDENAGFFTEEELREFVDRASGTDVIEDSEAAMLHSIFELDDTRIRAVMVPRTDTVTFDLDDSVDNALNLFLRSGYSRIPVIGEDFDDVRGFLYLKDVAEAILTRDHQGSAPVVSDLLRPARFVPELQKVSELLPQMQREGTHVAIVVDEYGGTAGLVTLEDLIEELVGEIVDEYDTAEPEATAEGDAYRVSARMSIGDLGELFDLDLEDDDVDSVGGLLAKALGRVPIVGSTAEIYGIRLKAVKLEGRRNRVGTVLAWQEPPQEELDGQEPSEE; encoded by the coding sequence ATGATCACGGCACTCCTCGCCATCGCGACCCTGATTCTGCTAGGCGTGGCATTTCTTCTGACCGCTGCAGAATCGGCGTTTACCTATTTGCCACGTCACGAAGCGGAGAAGGCTTCCCAGGCCGACGAGCGCCAAAGCCTCAAAAAGGTCCTCGAAGACCCTCGGCCATATATGCATGCCCTGAGATTCGCTCGGATTCTCTGCGAATCCCTCGTCTCGGTCGTCCTCACTATTCTCTTTCTGCGTTTCATACCCTGGGTATGGCTTTCGGCGCTGATTGCCGTCGTCATCGCGACTTTGCTGGGGTTCGTCGTGATTGGTGTCTCGCCGCGTCACGTCGGACGATCGCATCCATTGGCCGTCGTCTCCAGGACCTCCGGTTTTCTCCGCGCGATCACCGCCGTGTTGGGACCTGTGCCACGGTGGCTCATGCGTGGCGGCTCAGCTTTTGCCCAGCCCACGGACGAGAACGCCGGGTTCTTCACGGAAGAAGAACTCCGTGAGTTCGTGGATCGGGCCAGCGGCACGGATGTGATCGAAGACAGCGAGGCGGCGATGCTGCACTCGATTTTCGAGCTGGATGACACCCGCATTCGAGCGGTGATGGTCCCACGAACCGACACGGTGACTTTCGACCTTGATGACTCGGTGGACAACGCCCTCAACCTGTTTTTGCGATCCGGATATTCGCGCATCCCCGTCATAGGCGAGGACTTCGATGACGTCCGCGGCTTCTTGTACCTCAAGGACGTCGCCGAGGCGATTTTGACCCGTGATCACCAGGGCAGCGCCCCCGTTGTCTCGGATCTCTTGCGTCCGGCACGTTTCGTTCCCGAATTGCAGAAAGTCTCAGAACTGCTGCCCCAAATGCAGCGGGAGGGCACGCACGTCGCAATCGTGGTTGATGAGTACGGTGGTACGGCAGGGCTGGTCACGCTCGAAGACCTCATTGAGGAGCTCGTCGGTGAGATTGTCGACGAGTACGATACGGCCGAGCCGGAAGCAACGGCCGAAGGCGACGCCTATCGAGTGTCGGCCCGCATGAGCATCGGCGACCTCGGCGAGCTCTTCGACCTTGATCTGGAAGACGACGACGTCGATTCCGTCGGCGGTCTCCTGGCCAAGGCTCTCGGCCGAGTTCCGATCGTTGGTTCCACAGCGGAGATCTACGGGATTCGGCTCAAAGCCGTTAAGCTCGAGGGGCGCCGGAACCGCGTCGGCACGGTCCTCGCATGGCAGGAACCGCCACAGGAAGAACTTGACGGACAGGAGCCCTCGGAGGAATGA